GCTCGGCCTCGGTGATGATCCCGTTGGCCAGGTCGGCGAAGTAGGGGAAGTCCAGCTCGGGGAGGACGAGCGCGATGATGCCGGTGCGTCCCCTGCGCAGGTGCCGGCCCGCGAGGTTGACGCGGTAGCCGAGTTCCGCGATGGCCTCGCGCACGGCCTTCCTGGTCCGCTCGGAGACGTGCTCGTAGTCGTTGATGACGTTGGAAACCGTCTTCTCCGACACACCCGCACGCAGTGCCACGTCCTTGATCCTGGGCCTGGCCACCCACCCACCTCCCTGAGCCGGCACATGATCGTACGCGGCCCCGCGGCCGACTCCTCGCGCCCATCGCGAATGGTTGTGCTCATAGCACGGGAAGAGATGAGGCGCAAAGTCTTTACAGGCGATGTACATCGATGTAAAAAGTGGCCGAAAACCGCAGCGTTGGGGTTGGAGAGGGTGCGATATGAGTTTCGACCACTCGGGGCACGGGGGCCGGCGACGGCTGGGCAGGCGCGGGTTCCTGCGCTTCGGCCTCGCCGGCACCGGCGCCGTCCTGGCCCCAGGGGTGCTCTCCGCGTGTGCCTCGCCCGCAGCCTCGGACGATCCCCGTGCCCTGCGGGTCTGGGACCTCTTCTCCGGCGGTGACGGGCTGCTCATGGACGAGATGATCGCGGAGGCGGAACGGGGCGCCGACGGCTTCCGCATCGACCGCACCATCCTGGAGTGGGGCCCGGCGTACTACACGAAACTCGCCATGGCCGCGGCCGGCGGCCGGGCGCCCGAGGTCGCCGTGCTCCACCTGTCCCGGCTCGCCGGATACGCGCCCGGCGGCCTCGTCGAGCCGTTCGACCTCGGCCTGCTCGCCGAGTTCGGCGTGCGCGAGGCGGACTTCCCGTCCGCGATCTGGCAGCGGGCGCAGTACGAGGGCGAGGTGTACGCGGTCCCGCTCGACACCCACCCGTTCATCTTCTTCTACGACCTCGACCTCGCCGACCAAGCCGGGCTGCTCGACTCCGACGGCCAACTCGTCGAGATGGGCTCGCCCGAGGCGATGCTGGAGGCGAGCGCACAGCTCGCCGCCGCGCACGGCAGCACCGGGGTGCTGTTCGGGCACGTCAACGACCCCTCGCAGAACTGGCGGATGTTCAACGCCCTCTACGCGCAGACCGGCAGCACCTTCGGGCTGCCCGACGGCGGCGAGCCCGAGGTGGACATCGAGGCGGCGGCCCGTGTGATCGCATTCATGCAGCAGTTGTTCGACGGCGCGACCAATCCGAACAACCTCGACTACGACGGCGCGACGGCCGCGTTCACCGGCGGGCGCGGCGCCTCGATCATGGTGGGGGAGTGGGAGCTGCCGACGCTGCGGGCCAACGGCCGCCCGCTGGGCGCGGCGCCCTACCCGAACGTGTTCGGGCAGCCGGCGGTGCACGCCGACTCGCACAGCTACGTGCTGCCCCGCCAGGAGAACGCCGACCCGGAACGCCGCCGCGAGGCCCACCGCTACGTGGCGGACATGCTCAAGCGCAGCTTCACGTGGGCCAGCGCCGGGCACATCCCGGCCTACCAGCCGGTGATCGCCGACCCCGAGTACGCCGCGCTCGATCCGCAGTCCTCCTACGCGGAGGCCGGCGAGACCGCCGTCCTCGACCCGCCCTCCTGGCTCACCGGCTCCGGCTCCAACTTCCAGGTCCGCATGTCCCAGGCGATGCAGTCGGCGCTGCTCGGCAACGCGTCGGCCGAGTCGGCCGCCCAGCAGATGGTGCGCGAGAGCGCGGCGCTGCTCGACCAGCCCAACCCGGTCGCGTGACGGGGACCGCGACGGACGACAAGGAGCCCGCAACGTGAGCACCACGACTTCGAAAGTCCCCGTGAGCGGCGAGCCCGGCGCCCGCCCGGCAGGCACCTCGCCGACCGGGCCGCCCGCCCCGGCCCGCAGGCGCCGCACAGGACTGCTGTTCGTCCTGCCCTTCGCGGCGGTCTTCGTCCTCTTCATGGTCTGGCCCGTCCTGCACGGCCTGTGGATGAGCTTCACCGACGAGTCGCTGACCCTGAAGGGCACGGAGTTCGTCGGCTTCGACAACTACGCCGAGGCGTTCGGCGACCCGGACGTGTGGAGCTCGCTGGGCAACACCGTCTTCTTCACCGCGATATCGGTCGTGCCCCTGGTCCTGCTGTCCCTCGCCATGGCGCTGCTCGTGCACACCGGGCTGGCCGGGCAGTGGGTGTGGCGGCTGGCGTTCTTCGCGCCCTACCTGCTTCCGGTCACCGTCGTCACCATGATCTTCCAGTGGCTGTACCAGCCTGACCTCGGGATGCTCAACCAGGCACTCGACGCGGTCGGCCTGGGCCCGGTGGGCTGGCTGTCGGACGAGGCGTTCGCCATGTGGTCGATCGCCGCGCTGACCGTCTGGTGGACGATCGGCTTCAACTTCCTGCTCTACCTGGCCGCGCTCCAGTCGCTGCCCGACACCCTCTACGAGGCCGCCGCCCTCGACGGCGCCGGCGCGTGGCGCCGGCTGTGGTCGATCACGCTGCCCCAACTGCGCCGCACCACCGTGCTGGTCGTGATGCTCCAGGTCCTGGCCTCCCTGAAGGTCTTCGACCAGATCTACATCCTGACCAAGGGCGGCCCGAACGGCTCGACCCGGCCCATCCTCGAATACATCTACGACGTCGGCTTCACCGGCTACCGGCTGGGTTACGCCTCGGCCATCTCCTACCTGTTCTTCGCGATCATCATCATCGTCTCGATCGCCCAGCTGCGGTTCATGCCGCGCAAGGAGGGCTGACCGTGTCCGCCGCAACGACCGCACGCCCCCGTCCGCCGCGCCCGGCAGGACCGCGCCGCGGCAGGCGCCCGCAGGAGTCCGCCGGTTCGCCGATGCTGCTCGGCCACGGCCGGCTGCCCCGGGTCCTCGCGGGCACCGCCCTGGGGATCTTCGCGCTGCTGTGGCTGCTGCCGTTCGTCTGGGCGGTGGCCACCTCCTTCCAGCGGGAGGAGGACGTCGCGAGCCCGGGGCTCAACCCGATCAAGGGCGTGCTGACGCTCGACGCCTACCGGCAGGTCTTCGAACGGGGCACGCTGCCGACGTGGGCGTTCAACAGCGTCCTGATCGCCGGCCTGGTCACGCTGCTCACCATCGTGGTGTCCACCCTGGCCGCCTACGGCTTCTCGCGCGGCACGTTCCGCGGGCGGCGGACGCTGCTCGCCGTCACGGTGGCGTCGATCATGGTGCCGCCGCAGCTGCTGATCGTGCCGCTGTTCCAGCAGATGCTGACGTTCAACCTGGTGGACACCTACTGGTCGATCATCCTGCCGCAAGTCGTCGCACCCATGATGGTGTTCATCCTCAAGCGGTTCTTCGACGCGATACCGCGCGAGCTTGAGGAGGCCGCGCGCATCGACGGCGCCTCCGACCTGCGGGTGTTCTGGTCCATCGTGCTGCCGCTGTCCCGGCCGATCGTCTCCGCCGTCTCGGTCTTCGTCTTCATCGGCGCGTGGAACAACTTCCTGTGGCCGTTCATCATCACCAACGACCCCGACCTCATGACGCTGCCCGTGGGCCTGGCCACCGTGAAGGACGCCTACGGCATCCAGTACGCGCAGTCGATGGCCGCGGCCATGCTCGCCGCCGCCCCGCTGATCGTCGTCTTCCTCTTCTTCCAGCGGCGCATCGTGAAGTCCGTGGCCACCACGGGCCTCGGCGGCACCTGACCGCAGCGCGCCGCAGGCACCCCGCGGTGCGGGCCCCCGCACCGGCCGTTCGACGTCCCACAGGAGTCCTTGTGCCCACCCCCTCCGCCGTACCGCGCCCCGAGTACCCGAGGCCGCAGTTCGTCCGCGGCGACTGGCTCAACCTCAACGGCACCTGGCAGTTCGAGTTCGATCGCGGTGACAGCGGTCTTGAACGCGGTCTGCTCGAACGCGACCTCACGGGAGAGATCACCGTTCCGTTCTGCCCGGAGTCGGAGCTGTCCGGCATCGGTGAGACCGACTTCCTCGAAGCCGTCTGGTACCGGAGGACGCTGACGCCGCCCGCGGAGTGGGCGGGCCGTCGCCTGCTCCTGCACTTCCAGGCCGTCGACTACGACACCACCGTGTGGGTGAACGGCACCGAGGTGGCCCGCCACCGCGGCGGCTTCACCCCGTTCACCGCCGACCTCGGCGGCGTCGCGGAGCCGGGCGGGGAGATCACCGTCACCGTCCGGGCCCGCGACCCCAAGTCGGGACCGCAGGCGCGCGGCAAGCAGGCGGTCCGGTACGCCAACCACGACTGCAACTACACGAGGACCACCGGGATCTGGCAGACCGTGTGGCTCGAACCCGTGCCCGAGGTCCACCTGCGGCGGCCCAGGATCACGCCCGACCTGGCCGGCTCCGCGTTCCACCTGGAGCTTCCGCTGTCGGGCAACCGCCCCGGGTACCGGGTGCGCGCGGTGCTGAGCGACGCGGGCGGCGAGGTGGCGCGCGCCGAGGCGCGCGCCGACCTCGACCTCGCGCCGCGCCTCCACCTGCCGGTGCCGCGGGACCGGGTGCGCACGTGGTCGCCCGAGGACCCGCACCTGTACGGCCTGCGCCTCGAACTGCTCGACGCCGACGGCTCGGTGGCCGACGCGGCCGACAGCTACGCGGGGCTGCGGGCGGTCGGAATCCGCGGCAAGGCGATCACGCTGAACGGTGAGGCGGTCTTCCAGCGGCTCGTTCTCGATCAGGGCTGGTACCCGGACGGCCTGATGACGGCGCCGAGCGACGAGGCGCTGGTCCGGGACATCGAACTGGCGATGGCCGCCGGGTTCAACGGGGCGCGGCTGCACCAGAAGGTGTTCGAGGAGCGGTTCCTGTACCACGCGGACCGGCTCGGCTACCTGGTGTGGGGCGAGTTCGGGGACTGGGGCTGCGAGGTCGGCGGCACCTCGGGCGACAACCAGCAGCCGGACGCCTCCTATGTGGGCCAGTGGCTCGAAGCGGTCGAACGCGACTACTCGCACCCGTCGATCGTCGGCTGGTGCCCGCTGAACGAGACGTACCAGCGGCTGCACGACCGGATCACCCAGCTCGACGCGGTGACCCGCGCGATGTACCTGGCCACCAAGGCCATGGACACCACACGGCCGGTGGTCGACGCCTCCGGCTACGCGCACCGGGTGGCCGAGACGGACGTCTACGACGCGCACAGCTACGAACAGGACCCGGCGGCGTTCGCCAAGCAGGTGGCGGGGCTCGACCGCGACGAGCCGTACGTCAACGCCCACCGCGACGGCCACACCTGGTCGCTGCCGTACCGCGGGCAGCCGTACTTCATCAGCGAGTTCGGCGGCATCTGGTGGCACCCGGAGACGGCCGCCGAGGCGCGCGGCGACGACCGGCAGGAGTCGTGGGGCTACGGCGACCGGCCGCGCGACGAGGAGGAGTTCCACCAGCGCTTCGCGGGGCTGACCGGCGTGCTGCTGGACGACCCCGGCATGTTCGGCTACTGCTACACGCAGCTGACCGACGTGTTCCAGGAGCAGAACGGCATCTACCGCTTCGACCGCACCACCAAGCTGGACGTCGACCGGGTCCGCGAGGCGCAGACGCGCCCGGCGGCGATCGAGCGGCGCGCGAACGACTGACCCGCCCGGCAACCACCACCCGCGCCCCGGCGCGCGCCCCACACGGGCGCCGCCGGGGCGCGGGCGCGCGCGTGGGGCGCGCGTCAGTCCGCGCCCGCGCCGGTCGTGGTGCCGCCGGGCGCGGCGGGTGGGCGGCGGCCCTCCAGGATGCCCGAGGTCAGCAGGATGACCAGGCCCGCGAGCGGTACCACGAGCAGGCCGGCCCGGATCGACTCGGCGTCGGCGATCACCCCGACCAGGGGCGGCGAGAGCAGGAAGCCGATGCGCAGCAGGAACGCGGTCACGGTGATCCCGGCGCCGGGCCACAGCCCCGGGATCTCGTCGGCGGCGTGGAACGCGGCCGGGATGAGGGTCGCGATGCCGAGGCCCGCGAGACCGAAGCCGACGACCGTGCTCGGGACCGAGGGCCACAGCAGCGCGGTGCCCATGCCGATCAGGACCAGCACCCCGCCGAGCCGGGCCGTGGCGCGGTCGCCGATCCGGTGCACGACCCGGTCGCCGAGCAGCCGCCCGACGGTCTGCATGCCCTGGAGCGAGGCGAACGCGAGGCCGCCGACGAACGCGTTGGTCATCAGCTCGTCGCGCAGGTAGACCGAGCCCCACGAGGCGCCGGAGTCCTCGACCACGGCCGCCGCGGCGGCGAGCAGGCCGAGCACGGCGAGCAGCCGCACCACGTGCGCCCCGAGCGCGCGCCTGCCGCCGGCGTCCGCGCCCTCCGGCTCCTGCTCACGCGGCTCGCGTTCCGCGTCCTCCGCGCCCGGCAGCAGGAACCGCAGGGTGACCAGCGCGGCGGCCACCGTCACGGCGCCCACCGCGGCCAGGTGCCAGGCCAGGTCGATCTCCGCCTGCGCCGCGCCCGCGCCGCAGAAGCCGCCGAGCACCGCGCCCACGCTCCACAGCCCGTGGAACGCGTTCAGGATCGACCGCCCGTACAGGCGCTGCACGCGCATGCCGTGCGCGTTCATGGACACGTCGGTGATCGCGTCGAGGCCGCCGGCCAGGAACAGCGCCACGCACAGCAGCACGAAGCCGGGGGAGACGCCGATGAACACGAGGTTGACGCCGGCGAGTGCCATCGTGGCCACGGCGGAGCGGGCCGACCCGAAGCGTTTGATCAGCGGGCTGGCCAGCAGGCCCACGCAGAGGGCGCCGAGCGGCATGGCGGCGATGGCGGTGCCGAGCGCGGTGTTGGAGAGGTCCAGGTCCGCCTTGATGTCGGGATAGCGCGGTACGACGTTGGCGAACAGGAAGCCGTTGACGAAGAAGAGGGCCGCGACGGCGACGCGCGCCCGGACAGCCGTGCCGACTGCGGTGGCCATAGTTCTCGATCCCGCCATGCGGTCGGACAAGCGTTACGGCGGAAGATCCTACAGCGCGTCGTCCGGGCCGTCAGCCGGTTTCTTCCGGCAGCCGGCGGTGCGGGCCGCGGGCGGGGCGGCGCGCCACCGCCCACGGCCCGGGTCAGCCGGGCCAGGTGCCGGTCACCCGGTGCACCGCCCTGGCGCCCGCGCGGTCCACGGTGGCCTTCACCACCGCGTACACCGCGCCCTGCGCCGCCGCGGCCAGCCAGATCTCCCGCCACGAGCGCTCGCGGTCGGTGGCGCTCCAGGTGTGCTCGTCGTGCCGCAGGCTCTTCCACGAGCGCCGGAACGCGGCTCCCGCGACCAGCCCGCTCACCGTGCCGGTGAGCAGCCCGACCGGACGGTAGGCGGCCTTCACCGGGTTCACCGGGGTCACCGCTCCTTCCGGTTGCGGCGGCGCAGCAGGATGAAGGCGGCCGTCGCCACGAGGACCGAGACCGCCGCGACGGGCACGGGCGAGGAGCGCACCACGTGCGTGGCGCGGCCCGCCTGGTGCCTGGCGGGTGCGGCGGCCTTGCCCCGCACCTGCCCCGTCAGCGCCGTGGCCTGCCCCTTCAACGCGGTGGCCTGGCCCTTCAGGGCGGTGGCCCCGCCGGCGACGCGGTCCTTCACGCCCGACGCCACGTTGGCCTTCATATTGGCCTTGGAGGCCAGCGCGGCCACGGTCCTGCCCAACTGCTCCCTGGTGCCGTCCACCTGGGCGCGCAGCTCGTCGGTGACCTTGGTGTTGCTCGTCATGAGTGTGCCCTTTCCCTGATCTCGGCCATGTCGGCCTTCACACTGTCGATCGCCGCCTCGGGGCGCGGCGGCGCGGACCGGCGGAACTCCCTGCGGGCCATGGCCGCGAGCAGCGCGGCACCCGCCGCGAGCACGCAGGTCACGATCAACGCGGCGGCCCACACCGGGAGCGCGAGCGCCAGCGCGGCGATCACCGTGGCCACCAGCGCCTGGAAGGCCACGACGGCGACCAGCCCCGCCCCGGCGTACAGGCCGCCTCCCTTGCGGTAGCCCCTGCCCTTCTCGGCCAGTTCCGCCTGCGCGAGCCGCATCTCCTCGCGCATCAGCCGGGAGAACTGCTGGGAGGTCCGGGAGATCAGTGCCCCGGTCGACTCCTCACTGAGGCTGCGCACCGACTCCTGATCGGTCTTCGCCATCTCTCGTTCACCATCCGTTCCTTCCTTGCCGCCTCCGGGTACCCCTGCGGGCGCGGGCCATGCGGGGCGCGGACGATCCGTCACTCCCCGGCGCCTCCGGGGGCCTTCGGCCCCTCGCCCGGCAGCGCCCGGGAACGGCCGCCCCGCGCCGGGCGGCGCCGGCGCGCGTGCAGGGCGCCGAGCAGTGCGCCCGCGCCGATCACCACGAGACCCCGCAGCCAGACGTCGGGATCCACCTGCGTGGCCAGGACCGCGCAGGACAGGACGCCGAGGACCGGCACCGCGCGCGGCACCCGGAAGTGGTCCCCCGGCACCGCCTCGTGCCGCAGCGCGAGCACGGCGCAGTTGACGCCGGTGAAGACGACGAGCAGCAGCAGGACCAGGGTGGAGCTGAGGGTGGTGACGTCGCCGGTGAGCGCGAGCAGTGCGGAGAGCGCCGCGGTCACGGCGATGGCCGCCCAGGGCGTGCGGCGGCGCGGCAGCACGCGGGTGAGGAACGCGGGCAGCAGCCCGTCCCTCGCCATGCCGTACGCGAGCCGGGAGGCCATGATGCCGGTGAGCAGCGCGCCGTTGGCCACGGCGACCAGGGCGATGGCGCTGAACAGCCGGTGCGGCACGCCCCCGGCCGTGTCGACGACTTCGAGGAGCGGGCCGCTGGAGTCGGCCAGCCGTTCGGTCGGCACGGCGATGCCCGCGGCGAGTCCGACCAGCACGTAGACGAGGCCCGCGGAGCACAGGGCGGCGAACAGCGCGCGCGGGTAGGAGCGGCGCGGGTCGATGGTCTCCTCGGCCAGGTTGGCCGATGCCTCGAAGCCCACGAACGAGTAGTAGGCGACAACGGCCCCGCCCAGCACGGCCGCCGCGGCGCCGCCTTCCCCCGTGCCCAGCCGGGTCAGCCCGTCGTAGTGGCCGTCGCCGCGCAGCGCGATCCAGGCACCGAGGCCCACGATCAGCAGCAGGCCGCCGGTCTCCACGAGCGTGGCCGCGGCGTTGGCCCGCACCGACTCGGTGATGCCCCGCAGGTTCAGCAGCGCGAGGGAGCAGAGGAACACCACCGCCACGCCCGCGGTCGGCAGGGTGACGAACGCGGCCAGGTAGTCGCCGCCGAACGCGCGGGCGAGCCCGGCGACGGCGACCAGCCCCGCGCACAGCGTGCAGAAGCCCGTGAAGAAGCCGAGGAACGGCCCGAACGCGCGCGTGGTGTAGTGGGCGGCGCCGCCCGCCGCAGGGTACTTCGTGGCGAGTTCCGCGTAGGAGGCGGCCGTCAGCAGCGCGAGGGCCAGAGCGGTCAGCATGGGCACCCACACCGCGCCGCCGGATTCCGCCGCCACCTGCCCGACCAGCACGTACACCCCGGCGCCCAGCACGTCGCCGAGGATGAACAGGTAGAGCAGGGGAGTGGTCAGCGCCTTCTTCAGCGGGGTGCCGCCGTCGGGCGGGTCCGGAGAGTTCACGGCGCGCTCCTGCCCGCGCCGCGCCCGCGTAGCCTCCGGCACGGCGGTGAACCGTGGCCGCGGACGTGTTCGGGCCTACGCCCGGTACCTGGGTGCGGCGCTTTTTGCCGCACGCACTCCCCGCCCGTGCTTCACGCTCGCCGGGGCGCCGCGCGTGGCGGGCGCGCCCGGCGGACATGGTGTCGGTGACGGAACGGGGCGTGCCGGAACGTGCCCCGGTGACCGGGGCGCAGGGAGGACACGGATGAGTGTTGCCGCGGCCATT
Above is a genomic segment from Streptomyces marincola containing:
- a CDS encoding extracellular solute-binding protein; its protein translation is MSFDHSGHGGRRRLGRRGFLRFGLAGTGAVLAPGVLSACASPAASDDPRALRVWDLFSGGDGLLMDEMIAEAERGADGFRIDRTILEWGPAYYTKLAMAAAGGRAPEVAVLHLSRLAGYAPGGLVEPFDLGLLAEFGVREADFPSAIWQRAQYEGEVYAVPLDTHPFIFFYDLDLADQAGLLDSDGQLVEMGSPEAMLEASAQLAAAHGSTGVLFGHVNDPSQNWRMFNALYAQTGSTFGLPDGGEPEVDIEAAARVIAFMQQLFDGATNPNNLDYDGATAAFTGGRGASIMVGEWELPTLRANGRPLGAAPYPNVFGQPAVHADSHSYVLPRQENADPERRREAHRYVADMLKRSFTWASAGHIPAYQPVIADPEYAALDPQSSYAEAGETAVLDPPSWLTGSGSNFQVRMSQAMQSALLGNASAESAAQQMVRESAALLDQPNPVA
- a CDS encoding carbohydrate ABC transporter permease; this translates as MSTTTSKVPVSGEPGARPAGTSPTGPPAPARRRRTGLLFVLPFAAVFVLFMVWPVLHGLWMSFTDESLTLKGTEFVGFDNYAEAFGDPDVWSSLGNTVFFTAISVVPLVLLSLAMALLVHTGLAGQWVWRLAFFAPYLLPVTVVTMIFQWLYQPDLGMLNQALDAVGLGPVGWLSDEAFAMWSIAALTVWWTIGFNFLLYLAALQSLPDTLYEAAALDGAGAWRRLWSITLPQLRRTTVLVVMLQVLASLKVFDQIYILTKGGPNGSTRPILEYIYDVGFTGYRLGYASAISYLFFAIIIIVSIAQLRFMPRKEG
- a CDS encoding carbohydrate ABC transporter permease, translated to MSAATTARPRPPRPAGPRRGRRPQESAGSPMLLGHGRLPRVLAGTALGIFALLWLLPFVWAVATSFQREEDVASPGLNPIKGVLTLDAYRQVFERGTLPTWAFNSVLIAGLVTLLTIVVSTLAAYGFSRGTFRGRRTLLAVTVASIMVPPQLLIVPLFQQMLTFNLVDTYWSIILPQVVAPMMVFILKRFFDAIPRELEEAARIDGASDLRVFWSIVLPLSRPIVSAVSVFVFIGAWNNFLWPFIITNDPDLMTLPVGLATVKDAYGIQYAQSMAAAMLAAAPLIVVFLFFQRRIVKSVATTGLGGT
- a CDS encoding glycoside hydrolase family 2 protein, with the translated sequence MPTPSAVPRPEYPRPQFVRGDWLNLNGTWQFEFDRGDSGLERGLLERDLTGEITVPFCPESELSGIGETDFLEAVWYRRTLTPPAEWAGRRLLLHFQAVDYDTTVWVNGTEVARHRGGFTPFTADLGGVAEPGGEITVTVRARDPKSGPQARGKQAVRYANHDCNYTRTTGIWQTVWLEPVPEVHLRRPRITPDLAGSAFHLELPLSGNRPGYRVRAVLSDAGGEVARAEARADLDLAPRLHLPVPRDRVRTWSPEDPHLYGLRLELLDADGSVADAADSYAGLRAVGIRGKAITLNGEAVFQRLVLDQGWYPDGLMTAPSDEALVRDIELAMAAGFNGARLHQKVFEERFLYHADRLGYLVWGEFGDWGCEVGGTSGDNQQPDASYVGQWLEAVERDYSHPSIVGWCPLNETYQRLHDRITQLDAVTRAMYLATKAMDTTRPVVDASGYAHRVAETDVYDAHSYEQDPAAFAKQVAGLDRDEPYVNAHRDGHTWSLPYRGQPYFISEFGGIWWHPETAAEARGDDRQESWGYGDRPRDEEEFHQRFAGLTGVLLDDPGMFGYCYTQLTDVFQEQNGIYRFDRTTKLDVDRVREAQTRPAAIERRAND
- a CDS encoding MFS transporter encodes the protein MATAVGTAVRARVAVAALFFVNGFLFANVVPRYPDIKADLDLSNTALGTAIAAMPLGALCVGLLASPLIKRFGSARSAVATMALAGVNLVFIGVSPGFVLLCVALFLAGGLDAITDVSMNAHGMRVQRLYGRSILNAFHGLWSVGAVLGGFCGAGAAQAEIDLAWHLAAVGAVTVAAALVTLRFLLPGAEDAEREPREQEPEGADAGGRRALGAHVVRLLAVLGLLAAAAAVVEDSGASWGSVYLRDELMTNAFVGGLAFASLQGMQTVGRLLGDRVVHRIGDRATARLGGVLVLIGMGTALLWPSVPSTVVGFGLAGLGIATLIPAAFHAADEIPGLWPGAGITVTAFLLRIGFLLSPPLVGVIADAESIRAGLLVVPLAGLVILLTSGILEGRRPPAAPGGTTTGAGAD
- a CDS encoding DUF4235 domain-containing protein, which codes for MNPVKAAYRPVGLLTGTVSGLVAGAAFRRSWKSLRHDEHTWSATDRERSWREIWLAAAAQGAVYAVVKATVDRAGARAVHRVTGTWPG
- a CDS encoding DUF3618 domain-containing protein, which gives rise to MTSNTKVTDELRAQVDGTREQLGRTVAALASKANMKANVASGVKDRVAGGATALKGQATALKGQATALTGQVRGKAAAPARHQAGRATHVVRSSPVPVAAVSVLVATAAFILLRRRNRKER
- a CDS encoding phage holin family protein, giving the protein MAKTDQESVRSLSEESTGALISRTSQQFSRLMREEMRLAQAELAEKGRGYRKGGGLYAGAGLVAVVAFQALVATVIAALALALPVWAAALIVTCVLAAGAALLAAMARREFRRSAPPRPEAAIDSVKADMAEIRERAHS
- a CDS encoding APC family permease, with the translated sequence MNSPDPPDGGTPLKKALTTPLLYLFILGDVLGAGVYVLVGQVAAESGGAVWVPMLTALALALLTAASYAELATKYPAAGGAAHYTTRAFGPFLGFFTGFCTLCAGLVAVAGLARAFGGDYLAAFVTLPTAGVAVVFLCSLALLNLRGITESVRANAAATLVETGGLLLIVGLGAWIALRGDGHYDGLTRLGTGEGGAAAAVLGGAVVAYYSFVGFEASANLAEETIDPRRSYPRALFAALCSAGLVYVLVGLAAGIAVPTERLADSSGPLLEVVDTAGGVPHRLFSAIALVAVANGALLTGIMASRLAYGMARDGLLPAFLTRVLPRRRTPWAAIAVTAALSALLALTGDVTTLSSTLVLLLLVVFTGVNCAVLALRHEAVPGDHFRVPRAVPVLGVLSCAVLATQVDPDVWLRGLVVIGAGALLGALHARRRRPARGGRSRALPGEGPKAPGGAGE